GCCGAGGACGGCACCCTGCGGATCGCCCGCCAGAAGGCCGAACCGGGGCTGGCGCTCGCGGCCTGGGCAAAGGTGTAGGGAGCAAGTAGGGCGACGGGACCTTGGTCCTTCGCGCCGGTGACGTACGCCCCCTGCTCCTCGCCGTACGGCCCGGTCACGCTGGAGGGGACATCGGCGAGGGAGCAGAGCAATGGCGTACATCCAGGAAGCAGCAACGGCGGACACGGCGGCCGGCAGCGAGGCGAAGGCCGCAGAGGTGCTCGCGGCGGCCGCCGAACACGACCGCACGGCGATCGCGAACTCGGGCCCGTCGGGCCTGCCCTGGCTCGCGCCCACGACGTCCCTGACGGTCGTCCTGGGCGCGAGCGCCCGCTGATCAGCCCCCGGTCGCGGGGGACTTCTTCGCCGACGCGGGAATCGTCGAGTCGGTGCGGATCGCCTTCCAGAGGGTCTTCGCCTGCGGTTCGGCCGCGATCACCCGGTTCGGGTCGATCTTGTCGTACGCCACCGGGAGCATGATCGTCTCCATGGTGGCGGGATCGACGCCGTTCAGGCTCCGCGCGAAGTCGGCCAGCGAGGTCAGCGAGGCGAGCTCGGAGTCGGTGGTCAGCGACTTGGTGAGCGAGTTGGCGATCTTGTACGACTTGGTCGGACTGCCCAGCAGATCCTGCGACTTGACCTCGCTCAGCAGGGCCAGCATGAACTGCTGCTGCAGCCCGATGCGCCCGAGGTCACTGCCGTCGCCGATCCCGTGCCGGGTGCGGACGAAGGCCAGCGACTCGGTGCCGTTCAGCTTGTGCGTACCGGCCGTGAGGTCGAGCCCCGAGGATGTGTCGTGGATCGCCTGCTCGGTGGTCACATCGACCCCGCCGATCGCGTCGACGAGCCCCTTGAACCCGGCGAAGTTGATCTCCATGTAGTGGTCGATGCGCACCCCGGACATCTTCTCGACGGTCTTGACCACGCAGGCCGGACCGGCAAGGGAGTAGACGGAGTTGAACATCACGCGCTGCGCCGAGGAGAGCGTCGAGCCGTCCTTCTTGGTGCACTCGGGCCTGGTCACCAGGGTGTCGCGCGGAATGCTCACGGCGACGGCCTTCTTCCGGCCCTCCGGTATGTGCACGACCATCGCGGTGTCGGAGCGGGCCCCGCTGACGTTGCCGCCCGCGAGCCCCTTGTTCTCACCCGACCGCGAGTCCGAGCCCAGGACCAGCACGTTCTGTCCGCTGGTGGGGAGCTTCTCGGGGCGGTCGGTGCCGAGCGCCTTGTTGATGTCGACGCCCTTGATGTTGCCGTTGAGGTGGCTGTAGAGCCACCAGACGGTGCCGCCTCCGGCGAGCAGCAGGACGACCAGGCTGATGAGCACGATCCGCAGGCCGCGCCTCTTCTTGCCCTTGCCTCCCTTGCCCCCCTTGCGCCGGGAGCCCTTGGCGGGGGCGGCGCGGTGGCCGCTGTGGGGACTGTCTGCGTCGGTCTGGTACGTCACTGCTCGTGGCGCCCTTTCATGTGGATGGTGAGGCTGAGGGGGTTCGGTGAACGTTGCATGGACCGTGTGACAAACTGCGGATCCTTGTGCATGTGTTCGAACCTGTGGAAAGGCGGGGCAGGGGCGTGATCGGTGGCAGCGGTGACGGCGGCAGCGCGTCCGGCAACTGGCTCTTCACTGGGCAGGACGGCCGGCTCACTGCCTATCTGCCGGCAGAACACGGACTGCTGCGCCTGACCGAGCCGGCCTCGGGTCACCTTCCCTGGACCGGCCCCGACCTGGTCGAGGTTCCGGGCTGGACCGGCCGGGTCGCCATGGCGCAGAGCCCCGAGGGCTACGTGTATCTCGCTGTTCTGCGCCGTCCGCGGACCGCCGACGGCGCCCTGGAGGTTGCCTTCGCCACGCAGTTCCAGACCGGGCGCGGGCTGACCGACTGGCGCAGCCTGGGTGCTCCGGCGTCGCCCGGCGTGCCGGGGGACAGCGTGGTCGCAGGTCCCCTGATCGAGGTGAACAAGGCGATCGGCACGGTCCACGTCGTGGTCTCCCTGCGGGCCGGCGGAATCGTGCGGCGCAGTCGCAACGCGGACGGTGTCTGGGGCGGCTGGAAGTCCGTCACGGCCGAGGCGTACCCCCATGCGTTCGCCACCGTCATGACGACCGGAGGACCGCTGGAGATCCTGGCCACGGGCCCGGCCGGCACCGACCGCTGGGTGGGTGTCGCACAGGGCCGGTTCGAACTCAGGGAACGCCTGGGGACGCCGCTCGTCGACGGCACCCAGATCGCGTACGAGACCGGTCCCAAGCGGGCGACGTACTACTGGCGCTATCCGGGCGACGGCTCGCTCGTCGCCTGGCGTGCCCAGGGACAGCAGGCGCAGGGCGGCGGCCTGATTCCGCTCGGCGGTGCGGGGGGCCGGGGCAGGCCCGACGTCACCCGCGCGCTCGTCGGAGGCGTCGACTGCACCGTGCTGGCGCAGACGGGGGCGCACGGCGGTATCGAAGTGACCGCCCACGGTACGGAGAACGAGGCGTACGGAGCCTGGTGGGCGACCCTGGACGGCGAGGGCGCGCACACCCCGAAGCTGGCCGTCGACGGAGCGGGGCGTCTGGTGGTCACCGCCCTCGGCAGCGACGGCGAACTGCTGCTGGCGCGCCAGGACATCGGCCGGGAGGGCCTTGCCTTCGGCCCGTGGGGCCGGCTGGGCCGACCGGATCACCGGGCACCAGGCAGCGGACGTCGCTCGGCGACCTCGATGGAGAGGTCGCCCTCCGGCGTGTAGAAGGGTGCGGCGACGAGTTCGTGCTGCTCCGAGCGGGGCGACGGGGCGATCACCACGGGGGGACGCGCGGTGGTGTCCACATCGGCCGAGCGCCGGCGGCCGAGCCGCACCTCGCGGGTCACGCCCTCGAAGCTCACGGCCAGGGAGATGTCCCAGATCCCCGGGGCCACGGGCCAGCCGCTCGAGGTCTGTCCCAGACCGACCCGTGCCGAGAAGCGGGCCATGGCGCGTGGCTTCCCCTTGGAGTTCAGCAGGGTCTCGTCCCTGCGTGCGGTCACGGAGAAGCGTTCTTCCGCCCCGCTCTCACGGTGACGCAGCACCACCTTGGTGGCACGGTCCCGGGTGGAGAGCTGCTCGAAGAAGGCGAAGCCGTCCAGGGTCAGCATGGGGCCGGTCCACTGCAGACGCGTGAGTTCGTGCGTCACGGTCATCCGGTCCGTGATGTCGAACAGGTCGTCGTCCAGGGGGACTTGCGGATCCCGGAAGTACGGAAGCGTGGTGAACACCCGGCCGTCCTCGACGGTCTTGCGCGGCGCGGGTGGCTTCTCCGCCTCGTAGACGGCCATCTGCTCGGCCTCGGGGAACCGGCCTGCCGACAGCAGGGCGAGCCGAACGGCCAGCGGCCTGGGCAGCCGGGCGAGCGCACCGGGAGTGAGGTGGGTGCGCAGTACGCTCTGGGCGCTCCACATGGCCTGCTGCCGCTCGGCCTGATGGTCCGAAGCGAGCAGCAACGCACCGGTGGCACGGCCGAGTTCGGACTCCAGGTGACGCGAGAGCAGCAGATCGAGCCGGGGGCCGGCCGGCACCAGCGTGGTCACCAGGGCCATCATCCGGGCAGCCAGGGCCACCCGTTCGGGCAGCGGCACCGACGGCGCGGACGAGGGTCCCTTGATGATGCAGGTCCGGTCCGCGACCACCGCGATGTTGTCCGCGGCCACATAGGCGGCCGCGGTGAAGGCCTGGTCGTCGCCGATGAGGACATCGGTGGGGAACTGCAGTCCGCGTCGCTCCAGCATGCTGGTGCGGAAGAGCTTGTCCGGGGTGAGCGACCAGTAGACCCGCGAGGCGTAGAGGTCGGCGTACTCGCGTCCGGTACGGAACATCGAGGTAGCCACCGCGTGGCGCCCGGAGCTCTCCGGCTTGCCGAGCACGACGTCCGCCTCGGTCTTGTCCGCGACGGCGACCATACGGGCGAGGGCGTCCGGTGCCAGCCGGTCCGCGCCCTCGAGGAAGATGACGAACCGTCCCCTCGCCTGGCTCAGACCGAGGTTGCGGGCGGCGGCCGGGCTCAGCCCACGCTGCTGGCGGCCGATGCGCAGGACGCCGCCGCTGCGGTCGGCGGCACGGGCCAGCAGGGGGCCGCTGTCGTCGGTCGAACCGTCGTCGACCGCGATGATTTCCAGCCGGAGCTTGCCGGTCGTCTGCTCGAGCAGCGAATCGACACAGGCGAGCACCGTCTCCGCATGGTCGCAGACACGCAGGACGACGGTGACGTCAAGGAGGTCACCGGGGTGGAAGGGGCCGCGATTCACCATGACTGCCTCTGCTGCGTCTGCTGGGGCTGTGCGCTCTCCGGGGAACGGGGCCAGGGCATCTCGCCCGTGAGCCCGGGCCACTGCCACGGGTGGAATTCGACGGCCGAGGTGCACTCGGGAAAGGCGCCGGGTGCCTGCCCGAGGGGGCCGACGTGCACATTCACCGGTGCGGAGGCGAGCGATCCGTCCACTGCGGTCACCGTGTACGTGAAACGGTCGTACCCCAGGAAGCCGGGCGCGGGCAGGTAGGCCAGCGCTCCGTCCCCGGTCAACTGTGCTTCTCCGTGCCGGGGTTGAGTCAGTGAGACCGGGGCGCCGCCCCCGGCCGGGATCCGTACCGCGCCCGGAGTGTCCTGCGCGGTGAGGATCCGCAGCCCCGCGGCCGGCGACGTGCGTACGGGCAGTGCGAGGGCATCGAGCCGCCCGGTACGGATCAGCTTCATCCCCGAGCCGTCCGGCACCGCGACCCTGAACTGCGGGCGCAGCCGCGGCGGCCCGGAGGGCTGCTTGACGCGCAGGGACAGGACGCCCGAGCGGCTCTCTCCTGCCTCGGCGCGCACCCGGAACCAGCGCTGCGCGGGGAAGTACTCCAGCTGCTCGGCGCCGACGATCTCGGCCGCTTCGGTCAGCGCGTCCGCGTGCAGGTAGGCACAGCCGCGCGGTGCGCCCCGGTCGGGAGCGACGGAGAGCCCGAGCTGGACGAGGTCACCGACGGCGACCTCCTCCAGGGGATCCGCAGAGCTGTAGAGGGCCGCGTACACCGCACCCTGGGACGGTTCGGTGCCGATGGCACGGCCCTGGCCGAGGAGATGGTTCATGCGCCGGCCTTCGGGACGGGGGATGCGGAGACGCGTGAGCGGGTGCGGTCCTGGAAGGTGGCTTCGTCGAGCCAGCCCAGCTCGTCGTACGAGAAGGAGCGGACGTCGAGCCCCTTGACCCAGTGGGCGGGGATCACCTGCTGCTCGGCGAGGCTGCGGGCCACGAAGCGCGCGCACTCGACGGCGCCCTCGGCACGGAGGTGCACATTGTCCGCGTCCTGGACGATCTCCTGGAGCGGCTCACCGGGGCGGAGATAGGTGAAGGCGTGCCGGGAGTTCTCCGGTCCGAGCTCCTCCCACCAGGCCAGACTCTGCCCGTAGAGATCGACGACGGGGAGGTGCTCCTCGCGGGCCAGCTGCCGCATCGCACGGGGATAGTCGGCGAGGAACCGGGACACGTTGCCGTGGCGGTCGAGACGGCGCCGCTCGTACGGCAGCAGGATCACCGGATGCGCCTGGCGCTCGCGGACCCCCGTGGCGTACGCCCGCATGTGGTCGAGGAAGCTGCCGTACGGGTCGGTGTGCAGTCCGGGGTCGGGCTTCCAGTCGATCTGGCCGAATCCGTAGACGAGGTAGTCGCCGGGCGCGATGTTCTCCAGGATCCACTGGAGGCGGCCGCGCTCGTGGAAGCTCTTCGAACTGGCCCGCGCCCTGGCGCAGTTGACGACCTCGACCTCGTCGGTGAGGAAGAGGGGAAGCGCCTGGGCCCAGCCGGCCATCGGGAGATGGCTGAACGGGCGGGTGACCGCGGTGGAGTCACCGGCCACGAAGATCCGAGCCGGGCGTCCCGGGTGCTGGGCAGACATGCGTTCCTGCCTCCTGGGGCTGGTGTCGCTGGACGGGGTGGGGGCGGAGGCGCTACGCCATCAGCTCGGGTTCGTCCGGGTACTCGATGGGGAAGTCACGCATTCCGCGCGCGTAGAGGTCGTTCGCGGCGTTGTTGAACCGCACGCCGGACGGCGGGTAGTCCGCCCCGAGCAGGTACTCCTTGAGCTGCTCGCGGTACGGGGCCATGACGTCCTGCTCGGGGAAGAGCATCGCGTTCAGGGCCTCGTCGAGTCCCTCGCAGTCGGAGTCGAGGAGGTAGGAGGCGTACGCGGTGCGCTGCTCGTTGCGGAACTCGTCGTCGGGCAGGCCGTCCAGGTTGAAGATCGCGTACGGCTTGCGGGTCGCCACGAAGTCCGAGACCACACTGGACATGTCGCCGATCAGCAGGTCCGAGTGGTTGAAGCAGTCGTAGAGGGAGGGCACCCGCTCGATCACCACGTGGTGGGCCTCGTCGGGGATCGCGTTCCAGTACAGCGCACCCGCCCGGTTGCGGCTGCCGCGCACGCGCGCGGTCCGCTCCTCCTCGGTGAGGTCGGGGTACTTGGACCTGACCCCGCGCTCGGAGACCTCCGCGATCTGCTTGTCGAGGCGGGCCAGCTTGCGGGCAGCGCTCTTGGAGTCGTGGAGATTGCGCCCGAACCGCTGGGCGTTGCCCTCCTGGAGGAGGGCGATGATGCGCCGGTGCGCGGCCGCGGCCTCCGGCGACCTGCTTCCGGTGAGCGGGTGGGGCTTGTAGATCACCCGTATCTCGCGCTCGTGCGAGAGGAGCGCCCGGACCAGCTTCTCGCCCGCCGGGATGACCGAGGTGTAGCAGGCGTCGTCGGTCCAGCCCTCCCAGGTCGGCGCGTAGATCACGGTGGGGATCCTGTTGCTGACGGAACCGGTCCAGCGGTGCAGCGGCATCAGCTGCGGTCGTCCGACCTCGACGATCTGGTCGGCGTTGACGGCGTGCTTGATGCGCTCGTACCGGTCGCGCCCGGCCCGGCCGGCCACCCAGATCTCGTCGAACACCTTGCTCACGCGGTTGCTGCTGGCCAGCTTGTCGCTGTCGCCGTGCCCGATGAACACATGCTTCACCTCGGCCCGCTGGAGCATGTGCACGTTCTTGCCCGCGTTGCCCGGGTAGAGGGTGACCCGCAGCTCGGGCATCTCGACGCGGGCCAGGTATTCGGCCTTGGGCACGCAGACGACCGGCACCGACGTGGCGTCGAGGAAGCGCAGAGTGGCCCGCTCCCGCAGCACGATGACGGGGCGCAGATCCAGGGACTCCAGCGACTCCAGCCACATGTTCACCTGGTACATGAAGTCCTTGGAGACCGCGGCGAAGGTGAAGTACAGCGCCACCTGCGGCCGGTAGTCCGCGAGCTGTCGGTTGAGCTCGTCGAGGGCCTCGTCGTGCGTCGGCAGTACGAGAGCGTTCCGCGCTCCGGGGATCAGGGCGAGGAACGCCAGGAAGGCGACCGAGACGGTGATGATCCCGCCGAAGGCGACGTAGCGGCCTTCGTCGGTCGCCATGGTGGCCAGCGCGCCGCCCACCAGCGGGATGTCCAGGTGGAGCATCTTGCGGACGTGCTTGCTCATCAGGAACGGATGAGGCATGCGCCGGATGTCCAGCGCCTCGACGTCGAGCCCGCGGGTGGTGAAGGGCAGGGCCGCCCGCTGGGAGCGCACCTGCTTCAGCATGCCGCTGTACGCGAGCTGCAGGACGAAGAGCAGCAGGAAGCCCACGGTGCTGATCTGTACGACGAAGGAGTCGATGTCCACGATGGATCCGCAGAGCGCCAGCAGCAGGAACTGGCGGATCAGGAACCGGATGGTGAGGCCGAAGCGGGACTCCCGCAGCCGGTCGAGTGTCGAGGACTGCGCGTTGTGCAGCAGCAGGTCGGCGACGTAGCTGGTGGTCGCGGCGTACACGAACAGAGGGAGGGACGCGATGACGACCGACGTCATCATCGCGACGAAGCTGAGTACGAGAGCGCCGGATATGAGAACACCCAGCACGGCCTGGCGTCGCTGCTTGCCCATGGCCGGTCGGCCCTCCTTGAACGTGGCGTGGTGCGGCTTTGCCACGGTGGGGACGGGCACGGCAGCTGTGTAGGGATTTTGTGAAATCTCAGACGCATCTTAGGTGCTGATTAGGTCAACGGTGAACAAAATATGGCCAGAAGCGGAACCTTGGATGCCGCTGGTACCGAATGGTTATCAACGGTGGATGAGTGGTCGGCCTCAGCCGGCGAACCCGTAGACGCTGAGTTCCCGGCGCCCACGGGCCTTCGTCGAGAAACCCATGCACAGCGCGGGACGCGGAGTGAGCCGGACGGCCAGACCCTCCGGCTCGCGGAAGGGGAGCGTGGGTGCGACGGTGACCCGTCTGCGTCCCGCCGGCTTTCCGGTCCTCAGCGCGATGGCCGACAGATAGGTGTTCCCGCCGGCGGAGGGCGGGTTGTCGCCGTCTTCGTCCGTGTACGGATTTCCGGTGAGCTGGTAGATGAAGTCCCCGTGCAGAGCGCATCCCTGGAGCGGCTCCCCCTTGCGCCGTACGGTGTCCAGCACCGTGTGCGACGGCCGGTACCTTCCGGCGAGGAAGTCGTCCATGGGGTAGACGGCATACCGGTGCTGCCGTCCGGTCCAGTGGCTGACCAGGACCCGCCGTCCGGACAGATCCAGGGCCGGGTGGACGGTGTGACTTCCCGGGAGCGGGCTGTGGTGGCGTACGGAGGGTGCGGAGCTGTCGAGCACCGTGCGGTCGCGGAACGGAACCCTGGCCACCGAGCGTCCGTAACCGGTCCGCGGGTCGGCCCGGGACTCGACCCACAACTCGACCTGTGCGCCGGACGGTTCGATGCCCAGGGAAATGCCGTGGCCGAACCCGCGCAGATACATATGGGCGAGCAGCTCTCCGGACCGCGACAACCTGGAGACGCACATGTCCCCGTGCAGACGCCGCTGCGAGGAACTGCGCGGCCGTGATTCGCCCGCCAGCCGCACGCCGCCGGGGATGCCCTGAAGTGTGTAGAGATGGCCGCGGGTGTCGTCGAAGGCGAGAGCCTGAGGGCCGCTGACCTCATGGAGCGGTGTGGGGGACAGAAGTCTCGACGCCGCGGCGATGTCGAACACCCCGGCCGGGCTGCCGGCCTTCGGCGGGGACTGGTCGGTGATCAGTGCCGTCGCCGCCACACCCCCGGTGACGAGTGCGGCCGCCGAGCCGCCGCCCGCGAGCAGCAGAGTCCTCCGGCTGACCGGCTTGGCAGGTTTCGCCTCGATG
The sequence above is drawn from the Streptomyces sp. NBC_01465 genome and encodes:
- a CDS encoding LCP family protein — its product is MTYQTDADSPHSGHRAAPAKGSRRKGGKGGKGKKRRGLRIVLISLVVLLLAGGGTVWWLYSHLNGNIKGVDINKALGTDRPEKLPTSGQNVLVLGSDSRSGENKGLAGGNVSGARSDTAMVVHIPEGRKKAVAVSIPRDTLVTRPECTKKDGSTLSSAQRVMFNSVYSLAGPACVVKTVEKMSGVRIDHYMEINFAGFKGLVDAIGGVDVTTEQAIHDTSSGLDLTAGTHKLNGTESLAFVRTRHGIGDGSDLGRIGLQQQFMLALLSEVKSQDLLGSPTKSYKIANSLTKSLTTDSELASLTSLADFARSLNGVDPATMETIMLPVAYDKIDPNRVIAAEPQAKTLWKAIRTDSTIPASAKKSPATGG
- a CDS encoding glycosyltransferase family 2 protein, which gives rise to MVNRGPFHPGDLLDVTVVLRVCDHAETVLACVDSLLEQTTGKLRLEIIAVDDGSTDDSGPLLARAADRSGGVLRIGRQQRGLSPAAARNLGLSQARGRFVIFLEGADRLAPDALARMVAVADKTEADVVLGKPESSGRHAVATSMFRTGREYADLYASRVYWSLTPDKLFRTSMLERRGLQFPTDVLIGDDQAFTAAAYVAADNIAVVADRTCIIKGPSSAPSVPLPERVALAARMMALVTTLVPAGPRLDLLLSRHLESELGRATGALLLASDHQAERQQAMWSAQSVLRTHLTPGALARLPRPLAVRLALLSAGRFPEAEQMAVYEAEKPPAPRKTVEDGRVFTTLPYFRDPQVPLDDDLFDITDRMTVTHELTRLQWTGPMLTLDGFAFFEQLSTRDRATKVVLRHRESGAEERFSVTARRDETLLNSKGKPRAMARFSARVGLGQTSSGWPVAPGIWDISLAVSFEGVTREVRLGRRRSADVDTTARPPVVIAPSPRSEQHELVAAPFYTPEGDLSIEVAERRPLPGAR
- a CDS encoding Ig-like domain-containing protein, yielding MNHLLGQGRAIGTEPSQGAVYAALYSSADPLEEVAVGDLVQLGLSVAPDRGAPRGCAYLHADALTEAAEIVGAEQLEYFPAQRWFRVRAEAGESRSGVLSLRVKQPSGPPRLRPQFRVAVPDGSGMKLIRTGRLDALALPVRTSPAAGLRILTAQDTPGAVRIPAGGGAPVSLTQPRHGEAQLTGDGALAYLPAPGFLGYDRFTYTVTAVDGSLASAPVNVHVGPLGQAPGAFPECTSAVEFHPWQWPGLTGEMPWPRSPESAQPQQTQQRQSW
- a CDS encoding rhamnogalacturonan acetylesterase; amino-acid sequence: MSAQHPGRPARIFVAGDSTAVTRPFSHLPMAGWAQALPLFLTDEVEVVNCARARASSKSFHERGRLQWILENIAPGDYLVYGFGQIDWKPDPGLHTDPYGSFLDHMRAYATGVRERQAHPVILLPYERRRLDRHGNVSRFLADYPRAMRQLAREEHLPVVDLYGQSLAWWEELGPENSRHAFTYLRPGEPLQEIVQDADNVHLRAEGAVECARFVARSLAEQQVIPAHWVKGLDVRSFSYDELGWLDEATFQDRTRSRVSASPVPKAGA
- a CDS encoding phage baseplate protein produces the protein MPIIEAKPAKPVSRRTLLLAGGGSAAALVTGGVAATALITDQSPPKAGSPAGVFDIAAASRLLSPTPLHEVSGPQALAFDDTRGHLYTLQGIPGGVRLAGESRPRSSSQRRLHGDMCVSRLSRSGELLAHMYLRGFGHGISLGIEPSGAQVELWVESRADPRTGYGRSVARVPFRDRTVLDSSAPSVRHHSPLPGSHTVHPALDLSGRRVLVSHWTGRQHRYAVYPMDDFLAGRYRPSHTVLDTVRRKGEPLQGCALHGDFIYQLTGNPYTDEDGDNPPSAGGNTYLSAIALRTGKPAGRRRVTVAPTLPFREPEGLAVRLTPRPALCMGFSTKARGRRELSVYGFAG